One Deltaproteobacteria bacterium CG11_big_fil_rev_8_21_14_0_20_49_13 DNA segment encodes these proteins:
- the tuf gene encoding elongation factor Tu, protein MAKEKFVRTKPHVNVGTIGHIDHGKTTLTAAITKVCADNGLATFIPYDEVAKASESQGRRDDSKILTIATSHVEYQSANRHYAHVDCPGHADYIKNMITGAAQMDGAVLVVSAADGPMPQTREHILLARQVGVPYIVVYLNKVDVVDDPELLELVELEVRDLLSKYDFPGDKTPIIRGSALKAMQGDKGDTGAGSIMKLLEALDTYIPTPQRPKDKPFLMPIEDVFSISGRGTVVTGRIERGLVKVGEEVELIGIKPTAKTIVTGVEMFRKLLDQGEAGDNVGLLLRGTKKEDVERGQVVAKPGSITPHKKFNAEVYVLTKEEGGRHTPFFKGYRPQFYFRTTDVTGVVTLQPGVEMVMPGDNTKMSIELITPIAMEKELRFAIREGGHTVGAGVVTEVVE, encoded by the coding sequence ATGGCAAAGGAAAAATTTGTAAGAACAAAACCGCATGTCAACGTAGGAACCATCGGTCATATCGACCATGGCAAGACAACTCTCACCGCTGCGATAACAAAAGTGTGCGCCGATAACGGCCTTGCCACTTTTATTCCGTACGATGAAGTTGCAAAAGCATCAGAGTCTCAAGGCCGTCGTGACGATTCTAAGATTCTCACGATCGCAACATCGCACGTTGAGTATCAGAGTGCGAACCGCCACTATGCTCACGTCGATTGTCCCGGCCACGCCGACTACATCAAGAACATGATCACCGGCGCGGCCCAGATGGACGGCGCGGTTCTTGTCGTCAGCGCGGCGGACGGTCCGATGCCTCAGACCCGCGAACATATCCTGCTCGCGCGTCAGGTCGGTGTTCCTTACATCGTTGTCTATCTCAACAAGGTTGATGTGGTCGACGATCCGGAACTCTTAGAGCTTGTAGAATTAGAGGTCAGAGATCTTCTTTCGAAATACGATTTCCCAGGCGACAAGACCCCGATCATCAGAGGCAGCGCACTAAAGGCGATGCAGGGTGACAAGGGCGATACAGGTGCAGGTTCCATCATGAAGCTTCTCGAAGCACTTGATACGTATATCCCCACACCTCAGCGTCCAAAGGACAAGCCGTTCCTGATGCCGATCGAAGATGTGTTCAGCATCTCCGGGCGCGGAACAGTTGTCACCGGACGTATTGAGAGAGGTCTTGTGAAGGTCGGCGAAGAAGTGGAGCTCATCGGCATCAAGCCTACGGCGAAGACCATTGTTACCGGCGTTGAGATGTTCAGAAAATTACTTGATCAGGGTGAAGCGGGCGATAACGTAGGACTCCTCCTCCGCGGAACCAAAAAGGAAGATGTTGAGCGCGGCCAGGTAGTTGCAAAGCCGGGTTCGATCACTCCTCACAAGAAGTTCAATGCAGAGGTTTACGTTCTAACAAAGGAAGAAGGCGGTCGTCACACACCGTTCTTTAAGGGTTACAGGCCCCAGTTCTATTTCAGAACGACAGATGTTACCGGCGTTGTTACGTTACAGCCGGGCGTTGAAATGGTCATGCCTGGCGATAACACCAAAATGAGCATCGAACTCATCACTCCGATCGCCATGGAAAAAGAGCTCCGCTTCGCTATTAGAGAAGGCGGACACACGGTAGGGGCGGGCGTTGTTACGGAGGTTGTTGAATAA
- the rpoC gene encoding DNA-directed RNA polymerase subunit beta': MPDIYSFFEKPKDPLSYSGVKIKLASPERIKEWSHGEVKKPETINYRTFKPERDGLFCAKIFGPVKDYECNCGKYKRMKHRGIVCEKCGVEVIQSKVRRERMGHITLASPVAHIWFLKSLPSRLGLMLDVTLKALERVLYCEAYTVVDPTTTDLAEGEILTENEYQKAIEKYGPVFKVGTGGEVIRDILKKVDLDELAKRLRKDLAKTESEATRKKLSRRLKLAENFKNAGNRPEWMMLEVVPVLPPDLRPLVPLDGGRFATSDLNDLYRRVINRNNRLRRLLDLNAPEIIIRNEKRMLQESVDALFDNGRRARPFTGPSRRALRSLSDMLKGKQGRFRQNLLGKRVDYSGRSVIVVGPELRLHQCGLPKKMALELFKPFIYHKLELKGLVSTIKSARRMVEKETPEVWDALEEVIKEHPVMLNRAPTLHRLGLQAFEPVLIEGKAIQLHPLVCTAFNADFDGDQMAVHVPLSTESQIEARVLMMSTNNILSPANGRPIIGPTQDMVLGLYWMTRERPSVKGEGRIFSSPAELSIAYDEGEVDLQAKVKVRLQGRIRETTVGRVLLYDIVPKVIDFEEHVNKVMDKKAIASLIDQCYRLCGDKETVLLADHIRSYGYKFATISGISICIDDMKIPTRKQELIDGANAEIGEVEDQYVNGLITSGEKYNKVVDIWAGTTDQVAAEMMREIKAGRTANEPAGFNPIFVMADSGARGSAQQIRQLAGMRGLMAKPSGEIIETPITANFREGLNVLQYFISTHGARKGLADTALKTANSGYLTRRLVDVVQDCTVTDEDCGTLDGIIMEPLVEGGEVIEPLSDRILGRVSLKDILDPITGEIIVPAGAELDEENVAKIEEAGIEKVVIRSAMTCQCKVGICAKCYGRDLARGRVVSLGEAVGVIAAQSIGEPGTQLTMRTFHIGGTASRRAEQSALEVRHDGFLKFHNVHTVVNREKKLVVMNRNGEASIIDENGREREKYKLIYGAVLLANEGDKVKAGSLIAEWDPYTMPILTEVTGVIKFGDIVEGLSMSEQVDEVTGLAQKVISISKDPNTRPRISIKDTDGKTLKIPGSERDARYLLPVGAHIVVGEGNAMQAGDIIAKIPRETTKTKDITGGLPRVAELFEARKPKEFAIITEIDGVVSFGKDSKGKRKIIVTPPVGGAMEYLIPRGKHITAHEGDIVKSGEALMDGSSNPHDILKVKGEKALASYLVDEVQEVYRLQGVRINDKHIEVIVRRMLRNVRIIDAGDTLFLVDEQVDKSSFDEANEAIKKKGGKPAVAETILLGITKAALSTDSFISAASFQETTKVLTEAASVGRVDYLRGLKENVIMGRPIPAGTGLRRYRDVKIEAEEVENKEGLASEQVIVTEEQVEART; encoded by the coding sequence ATGCCAGACATCTACAGCTTTTTTGAAAAACCGAAGGATCCTCTCTCTTACTCGGGAGTGAAGATAAAACTTGCCTCCCCGGAAAGGATAAAAGAATGGTCGCACGGCGAAGTTAAAAAGCCGGAGACCATCAACTACCGCACATTCAAGCCCGAGCGCGACGGTCTTTTCTGCGCTAAGATATTCGGGCCTGTCAAGGACTATGAATGTAACTGCGGTAAGTACAAGAGGATGAAACACCGAGGTATTGTTTGCGAAAAGTGCGGTGTCGAGGTCATCCAGTCAAAGGTGCGGCGCGAAAGGATGGGGCATATCACGCTTGCTTCACCTGTTGCCCATATTTGGTTTCTAAAGAGCCTGCCAAGCCGTCTCGGCCTGATGCTCGATGTCACTCTTAAGGCTCTCGAAAGAGTTCTTTATTGTGAGGCTTATACGGTGGTCGATCCCACGACGACAGATCTTGCAGAGGGAGAAATCCTTACCGAAAATGAATATCAGAAGGCCATCGAAAAGTACGGTCCGGTCTTCAAGGTCGGCACAGGCGGAGAGGTTATCCGCGACATTCTAAAGAAGGTAGATCTTGACGAGCTTGCAAAACGTTTACGAAAAGACCTTGCAAAGACCGAATCAGAAGCAACTCGCAAGAAACTTTCAAGAAGGTTGAAACTTGCCGAGAACTTTAAGAACGCAGGAAATCGTCCCGAATGGATGATGCTCGAAGTGGTTCCCGTTCTTCCGCCCGATCTAAGGCCTTTGGTGCCGCTCGATGGCGGAAGATTCGCAACATCCGATCTGAACGACCTCTACAGGCGCGTAATCAACAGAAATAACCGTTTGCGCCGCTTATTGGACCTGAACGCTCCGGAGATCATCATCAGGAACGAAAAGAGAATGCTCCAGGAATCCGTGGACGCTCTATTTGATAACGGCCGCCGCGCAAGGCCTTTTACAGGACCTTCGCGCAGGGCCCTTCGTTCGCTTTCAGACATGCTCAAGGGTAAACAGGGTCGTTTCCGTCAGAATCTCCTCGGAAAACGCGTCGACTACTCCGGCCGTTCTGTCATAGTCGTCGGTCCTGAGCTTCGTTTGCATCAGTGCGGTCTTCCGAAGAAGATGGCGCTCGAGCTTTTCAAGCCGTTCATCTATCACAAATTAGAACTTAAAGGACTCGTTTCTACCATCAAGAGCGCGAGGCGCATGGTGGAGAAAGAGACACCTGAGGTCTGGGATGCGTTGGAAGAGGTCATTAAAGAGCATCCAGTGATGCTTAACCGCGCTCCCACGCTCCATAGGCTAGGTCTCCAGGCGTTCGAGCCGGTACTTATCGAAGGCAAGGCCATTCAGCTCCATCCGCTCGTTTGTACGGCGTTCAACGCCGACTTCGACGGTGATCAGATGGCTGTTCACGTTCCGCTCTCGACCGAATCTCAGATCGAAGCCCGTGTGCTCATGATGTCCACGAACAACATTTTATCCCCTGCCAACGGCAGACCTATCATCGGTCCCACGCAGGATATGGTGCTTGGTCTCTACTGGATGACCCGCGAACGTCCTTCCGTAAAGGGCGAGGGGAGGATCTTTTCATCCCCTGCGGAACTTTCTATCGCCTACGATGAGGGAGAGGTCGACCTTCAGGCAAAGGTAAAGGTGAGGCTCCAGGGACGTATCCGTGAGACAACGGTCGGACGCGTTCTATTATATGATATAGTCCCCAAGGTCATCGACTTTGAAGAACACGTGAATAAGGTCATGGACAAGAAGGCGATCGCAAGCCTTATCGATCAATGTTACCGCCTCTGCGGTGACAAAGAGACGGTACTTCTTGCGGATCATATCCGTTCCTACGGCTACAAGTTCGCAACGATCTCCGGTATCTCCATCTGCATCGATGACATGAAGATCCCCACAAGGAAACAGGAGTTGATCGATGGTGCGAACGCCGAGATAGGCGAGGTTGAAGATCAGTATGTGAACGGTCTCATCACCTCAGGCGAAAAATATAATAAGGTGGTCGATATATGGGCAGGAACCACGGATCAGGTAGCCGCGGAAATGATGAGGGAGATCAAAGCCGGTCGTACTGCTAATGAACCGGCGGGCTTCAACCCGATATTCGTCATGGCCGATTCCGGCGCCAGAGGCTCGGCTCAGCAGATAAGACAGCTGGCCGGCATGCGCGGATTGATGGCGAAACCATCAGGCGAGATCATCGAGACGCCGATCACCGCCAATTTCCGTGAAGGCCTCAACGTACTCCAATACTTCATTTCTACCCACGGAGCCCGTAAAGGTTTGGCCGATACAGCTTTAAAGACAGCTAACTCAGGTTACCTCACGCGCCGTCTTGTCGATGTCGTTCAGGATTGCACGGTGACAGATGAAGATTGCGGAACACTTGACGGCATCATCATGGAGCCGCTAGTTGAAGGTGGCGAAGTGATAGAACCGCTTAGCGACAGGATCTTGGGCCGTGTTTCATTAAAGGATATCTTGGATCCGATCACAGGTGAGATCATCGTTCCGGCAGGTGCGGAACTTGATGAAGAGAACGTGGCAAAGATCGAAGAGGCGGGTATTGAAAAGGTCGTGATCCGTTCTGCCATGACGTGTCAGTGCAAGGTCGGTATCTGCGCAAAATGCTACGGGCGCGACCTTGCAAGAGGCCGCGTGGTTTCCCTCGGCGAAGCGGTTGGTGTCATCGCCGCACAATCGATAGGCGAACCTGGTACGCAGCTGACGATGAGAACGTTCCATATCGGCGGCACCGCATCCAGAAGGGCAGAGCAGTCAGCCCTCGAAGTTCGTCACGACGGCTTTCTGAAATTTCACAATGTCCACACGGTCGTTAACAGAGAAAAGAAGCTTGTCGTCATGAACAGAAACGGCGAAGCGAGCATAATCGATGAGAACGGTCGTGAACGCGAAAAATATAAATTGATCTACGGGGCAGTGCTTCTTGCCAATGAAGGCGATAAGGTCAAGGCCGGATCATTGATCGCCGAGTGGGATCCTTACACGATGCCTATTCTGACCGAAGTCACCGGCGTTATCAAATTCGGAGATATCGTCGAAGGTCTCTCGATGTCGGAACAAGTCGATGAGGTCACGGGTCTTGCGCAGAAGGTCATCTCTATTTCAAAGGATCCGAACACTCGGCCGCGTATCTCCATCAAGGACACCGATGGCAAGACACTGAAGATACCCGGGAGCGAACGCGATGCAAGATATCTCCTGCCCGTCGGCGCGCATATCGTTGTTGGTGAAGGCAATGCGATGCAGGCTGGTGATATTATCGCAAAGATTCCCCGCGAAACTACGAAGACCAAAGATATCACCGGCGGCCTTCCGCGTGTTGCCGAACTTTTCGAAGCAAGAAAACCGAAAGAGTTCGCCATTATTACTGAGATCGACGGCGTTGTCTCCTTCGGGAAAGATTCAAAAGGTAAACGTAAGATCATTGTCACTCCTCCTGTAGGAGGCGCCATGGAATATCTGATCCCCCGCGGAAAACATATTACAGCGCACGAAGGAGATATTGTGAAGTCCGGCGAAGCTTTGATGGACGGCTCTTCTAATCCGCATGACATATTAAAGGTCAAAGGTGAGAAGGCTCTTGCAAGTTATCTTGTCGATGAAGTGCAGGAAGTTTACAGATTGCAAGGTGTTCGCATCAATGACAAACATATCGAGGTCATCGTAAGAAGAATGCTCAGAAATGTCCGCATCATAGATGCCGGTGACACTCTGTTCCTCGTTGATGAGCAGGTCGACAAGTCATCGTTCGACGAAGCCAATGAGGCTATTAAGAAAAAAGGTGGAAAGCCGGCCGTTGCGGAAACTATCCTTTTAGGTATCACGAAGGCGGCTCTTTCGACCGATAGTTTCATCTCCGCGGCAAGCTTCCAGGAGACAACAAAGGTCCTCACCGAGGCGGCTTCGGTAGGAAGAGTTGACTATCTGCGCGGATTAAAAGAGAACGTTATCATGGGTCGTCCGATACCTGCAGGCACGGGGCTTAGGAGATATCGCGATGTTAAGATAGAGGCGGAAGAGGTTGAAAATAAAGAAGGTTTAGCCTCCGAACAGGTCATAGTCACCGAGGAACAGGTAGAGGCCAGGACATAA
- a CDS encoding 50S ribosomal protein L3: MLGLLGKKLGMTQIFGENGEPVSVTVVEAGPCTIVRRKSKATDGYDAICVGFEPVIKEKRVNKPMTGVFKKAGTKSFRYMKEFKPAKSEGLDVGKEIDVTLFKKGDIIDVIGVTKGKGFQGVIKRWHMKGGPSGHGSKFHRTAGSVGMRTWPGRVLAGTHMSGQLGNTSRTVKNLKVFDIDKERNLMFVDGSIPGAKNGLVVINNKSL, from the coding sequence ATGCTAGGCTTATTAGGAAAAAAATTGGGAATGACACAGATATTCGGTGAGAACGGAGAACCCGTTTCGGTCACCGTTGTTGAAGCCGGTCCTTGCACTATCGTAAGAAGGAAGTCCAAGGCGACCGACGGTTACGATGCCATCTGTGTAGGTTTTGAACCCGTCATCAAGGAAAAGCGCGTCAACAAGCCCATGACAGGGGTCTTCAAGAAGGCAGGTACCAAGTCTTTCAGGTATATGAAAGAGTTCAAGCCCGCCAAGTCGGAAGGTCTTGATGTCGGCAAGGAGATCGATGTCACGCTTTTTAAAAAGGGCGACATAATCGATGTTATCGGTGTCACAAAGGGCAAAGGCTTCCAGGGCGTCATAAAACGCTGGCACATGAAGGGTGGTCCGTCGGGCCATGGAAGCAAGTTTCACAGGACTGCCGGTTCTGTTGGTATGCGTACCTGGCCCGGAAGAGTTCTGGCTGGAACCCACATGTCCGGACAGCTGGGTAATACCTCGCGCACCGTAAAGAACCTTAAGGTCTTTGACATCGACAAAGAGAGAAACCTTATGTTTGTTGATGGATCTATACCGGGTGCAAAGAACGGATTGGTCGTTATAAACAATAAATCTCTATAA
- a CDS encoding 30S ribosomal protein S12: MPTINQLVSSGRTKVRWRNAAPALQTCPQKRGVCVRVYTTTPKKPNSALRKVARIRLTNGLEVTGYIPGEGHNLQEHSVVLVRGGRVKDLPGVRYHIVRGTLDTMGVEKRKQSRSKYGAKRPK, translated from the coding sequence ATGCCAACGATAAATCAGTTAGTGAGTTCTGGAAGGACGAAGGTCAGATGGCGCAACGCCGCGCCGGCACTTCAAACATGCCCGCAGAAGCGCGGAGTTTGCGTAAGGGTTTATACAACAACGCCTAAAAAGCCTAACTCGGCTTTGAGAAAAGTTGCGCGTATCAGACTCACCAATGGACTTGAAGTGACAGGATATATCCCCGGTGAAGGTCACAATCTGCAGGAGCATTCAGTTGTTCTTGTAAGAGGCGGCCGTGTGAAGGATCTTCCGGGTGTGAGATATCATATTGTAAGAGGAACGTTGGATACAATGGGAGTAGAAAAAAGAAAACAGAGCCGCTCTAAATACGGAGCCAAAAGGCCCAAATAG
- a CDS encoding 30S ribosomal protein S7 — protein sequence MPRRKRGSLKREVIPDPKFGDKLISALINKIMWNGKKSTAEKITYGAFDIIQELKKDDPVKIFKQALENIKPYVEVRSRRVGGANYQVPTEVRTDRKQSLGLRWLLEAARNRSEKTMEKRLAGEISEAFESKGAACKKREEVHKMAEANKAFAHFKF from the coding sequence ATGCCAAGAAGAAAAAGAGGTTCGTTAAAGAGAGAGGTGATTCCCGATCCGAAGTTCGGAGACAAGCTTATCTCCGCGCTGATCAACAAGATCATGTGGAATGGAAAGAAATCCACCGCGGAAAAGATCACGTATGGCGCATTTGATATCATTCAGGAGTTGAAGAAGGACGATCCTGTCAAGATATTCAAGCAGGCTTTGGAGAACATAAAGCCTTATGTTGAAGTTCGTTCCAGAAGAGTAGGCGGAGCCAACTATCAGGTTCCTACCGAAGTCCGCACCGACAGGAAACAGAGTTTGGGACTCCGCTGGCTTTTAGAGGCGGCCCGTAACAGAAGCGAGAAGACGATGGAAAAACGCCTCGCCGGCGAGATTTCTGAAGCATTTGAGAGCAAGGGTGCGGCGTGCAAGAAGCGCGAAGAAGTACATAAGATGGCTGAGGCCAACAAGGCTTTTGCGCACTTCAAGTTCTAA
- a CDS encoding 30S ribosomal protein S10, translated as MAEHDKNQRIRIRLKGFDSRLLDQSTKEIVETAKRTGAMVAGPVPLPTDIERYTVLCSPHVDKKSREQFEIRTHKRLIDILEPTQQTVDALMKLDLASGVEVEIKML; from the coding sequence ATGGCCGAACACGATAAAAATCAGCGCATAAGGATCAGGCTCAAGGGCTTTGACTCAAGGCTCTTAGACCAATCCACAAAAGAGATAGTCGAAACAGCCAAGAGGACAGGTGCGATGGTGGCTGGTCCGGTGCCGCTTCCGACGGACATCGAGCGTTACACTGTGCTATGTTCCCCGCACGTTGACAAAAAGTCCCGCGAACAGTTTGAGATCAGGACTCACAAAAGGCTGATCGATATCCTGGAACCGACGCAACAGACGGTTGATGCGTTGATGAAGCTGGATTTGGCCAGCGGCGTGGAAGTCGAGATTAAGATGTTGTAA
- the fusA gene encoding elongation factor G, with translation MDTKEKEKLQKMRNIGIMAHIDAGKTTVSERILFYTGKTYKIGEVHNGAAVMDWMEQEQERGITITSAATTCEWDGHQINIIDTPGHVDFTIEVERSLRVLDGAVGVFCAVGGVEPQSETVWRQATKYHVPRIAFINKMDRTGADFRRVVKMMRERLHTHPVCFQLPIGAGDNFDGVVDVIKGKAIYYKESDSGATVTEKEMPAELIDEVAELREMLIEAVVESDEELLHKYLEGQSLTEDEILKCARESTLTMRVTPVFCGAAFKNKGVQQLLDAVVNLLPSPLDRPPVEGYHEDDKEKKIIRNATETEPLSAIAFKIATDPYVGQLTYIRVYSGKLESGSSVYNPIKRKNERIGRLVRMHANKREEVKSVTTGDIAAAVGLKFTTTGETLCDVGAPIVLESMEFPDPVIAVAVEPKTKADQGKLDIALQKLALEDPSFRVKVDSDTGQTIISGMGELHLEIIVDRMKREFSVDANVGAPQVAYRETVTREAEAEGKYIRQTGGRGQYGHVWLKVAPAERGKGFEFVDEVKGGRVPREFITAARKGLEEALSAGVMASYPVVDVKVTVFDGSYHEVDSNEMAFKIAASMGFKDACAKAGPTILEPIMSMEVVTPDDFLGPVSGDLNARRGKIMRSEIRSGSHIVVAQVPLAKMFGYATSLRSVTQGRATYSMQFSHYEQVPKNVLEELTKK, from the coding sequence ATGGACACTAAAGAAAAAGAAAAACTGCAAAAGATGCGTAATATCGGCATCATGGCCCATATTGACGCGGGTAAGACCACCGTGTCCGAGCGCATACTTTTTTATACCGGTAAGACCTACAAAATAGGTGAGGTCCACAATGGCGCCGCCGTTATGGATTGGATGGAACAGGAGCAGGAGCGCGGCATCACGATAACTTCAGCCGCGACCACATGCGAGTGGGACGGGCATCAGATCAATATCATAGACACCCCAGGCCACGTCGATTTCACGATCGAGGTCGAGAGGTCTTTGCGCGTATTAGACGGTGCGGTCGGTGTTTTCTGCGCAGTGGGCGGAGTTGAACCCCAATCAGAAACAGTCTGGCGCCAGGCCACAAAGTATCATGTTCCAAGGATAGCCTTCATTAATAAGATGGACAGAACGGGAGCTGATTTTAGGCGTGTGGTCAAGATGATGCGCGAACGCCTGCACACACATCCGGTCTGTTTCCAACTGCCGATCGGTGCCGGTGATAATTTTGACGGGGTTGTGGATGTCATAAAGGGAAAGGCCATCTATTATAAGGAATCGGATAGCGGAGCGACCGTAACCGAAAAAGAGATGCCAGCGGAACTGATAGATGAAGTGGCAGAACTCCGGGAGATGCTTATTGAAGCGGTGGTTGAATCAGATGAAGAGCTCCTTCATAAATATCTTGAAGGTCAGTCATTGACAGAAGACGAGATCCTTAAGTGCGCACGCGAGTCCACTCTTACAATGAGGGTTACTCCTGTATTTTGCGGAGCCGCCTTTAAGAACAAGGGCGTTCAGCAGTTGCTCGATGCCGTGGTCAATCTTCTCCCTTCACCCCTCGACAGGCCTCCGGTCGAAGGTTATCATGAAGATGATAAGGAAAAGAAAATAATACGTAACGCCACAGAAACTGAACCGCTGTCAGCTATTGCATTCAAGATAGCTACAGACCCTTACGTCGGTCAGCTTACATATATAAGGGTCTATTCGGGCAAGTTGGAATCAGGTAGCTCTGTTTACAATCCGATAAAGAGAAAGAACGAACGTATCGGGCGTCTTGTCAGGATGCACGCAAATAAAAGGGAAGAGGTAAAATCTGTCACAACAGGTGATATTGCCGCCGCGGTCGGTCTTAAATTCACGACAACTGGTGAAACCCTTTGCGATGTCGGAGCGCCTATTGTCCTCGAATCTATGGAATTTCCGGACCCGGTCATAGCCGTTGCGGTTGAGCCAAAGACAAAGGCCGACCAGGGAAAACTTGATATTGCCCTTCAAAAATTAGCCCTTGAAGATCCCTCATTCAGGGTAAAGGTCGATTCCGATACCGGCCAGACGATCATTTCCGGTATGGGCGAGCTTCACTTGGAGATCATTGTTGACCGCATGAAGCGTGAATTTAGCGTTGATGCTAACGTTGGCGCGCCTCAGGTCGCTTATAGGGAGACCGTCACAAGAGAGGCAGAGGCAGAAGGCAAATATATCCGTCAGACGGGCGGCAGGGGTCAATACGGCCATGTTTGGCTTAAGGTTGCTCCGGCAGAACGCGGCAAAGGCTTTGAATTTGTTGATGAAGTTAAGGGTGGACGAGTTCCCAGAGAGTTCATTACCGCAGCCCGAAAGGGTCTCGAAGAGGCGCTTTCGGCAGGCGTTATGGCATCGTATCCGGTGGTGGATGTTAAGGTCACAGTGTTTGACGGTAGCTACCATGAGGTAGATTCCAACGAAATGGCCTTTAAAATAGCGGCATCTATGGGTTTTAAGGATGCCTGCGCCAAGGCCGGTCCGACCATTTTGGAGCCTATCATGAGCATGGAAGTGGTCACACCGGACGATTTTTTGGGTCCCGTTTCGGGCGATCTCAATGCCAGAAGAGGCAAGATTATGCGCTCAGAGATCAGGTCCGGAAGTCATATAGTTGTTGCGCAAGTACCTCTTGCAAAAATGTTTGGATATGCTACATCCTTGCGCTCCGTGACACAGGGTCGGGCGACCTACTCGATGCAATTTTCGCACTACGAGCAGGTACCCAAAAATGTATTGGAAGAGCTGACTAAAAAATAA